One stretch of Nitrospirota bacterium DNA includes these proteins:
- a CDS encoding DUF2283 domain-containing protein codes for MKLNYYPETDSLYIDLSEKTSVESKEISAGIVLDYDAEGNLVGIDIDNASGKVQLKELILNRLPSDIHTVAA; via the coding sequence ATGAAACTTAATTATTATCCTGAGACCGACTCTCTTTATATCGACCTCTCCGAGAAAACAAGCGTCGAGAGCAAAGAGATTTCTGCAGGTATTGTCCTTGATTATGACGCCGAAGGCAATTTAGTGGGCATTGACATAGACAACGCCAGCGGAAAAGTCCAACTCAAAGAATTGATTCTTAACAGGCTCCCATCCGATATTCATACAGTTGCGGCATAA